Proteins found in one Erythrobacter sp. KY5 genomic segment:
- the grxC gene encoding glutaredoxin 3 produces MSTPQIDMYTKFACPFCVRAKHLLQQKGVEFNEYDITMGGPKREEMMERAPTARTVPQIFIGDVHVGGSDDLAALEREGKLDALLAG; encoded by the coding sequence ATGAGCACACCGCAAATCGATATGTACACCAAGTTTGCCTGCCCGTTCTGCGTGCGTGCGAAGCATTTGCTTCAGCAGAAGGGCGTCGAATTCAACGAATACGACATCACTATGGGCGGGCCCAAGCGTGAAGAGATGATGGAGCGCGCTCCGACGGCACGAACGGTGCCGCAGATCTTCATCGGCGACGTTCATGTCGGTGGCTCCGATGACCTTGCTGCGCTTGAACGCGAAGGCAAGCTCGACGCGCTTCTGGCGGGTTGA
- a CDS encoding carbon-nitrogen hydrolase family protein, giving the protein MPKIAVLQMTSGIDPEANCAAIERGAKEASEGGAGVLFTPEMSVLLDRDRKRAAPWIASNAPALMAERLAKAARDNSIDIAVGSIPVGAQDSAKFANRTFYFSAEGSEPVTYDKIHMFDVELSTGETWRESNAYEAGRKVVAVDQTPLGRLGLAICYDMRFPALFETLGSRRCDAIAIPAAFTKPTGMAHWHVLLRARAIEASAFVIAAAQVGKHEDGRETYGHSLVVDPWGEVLLDMGGEAPGLAFCDIDLARIKEVRSQVPSLANRREIPN; this is encoded by the coding sequence ATGCCCAAGATCGCCGTCTTGCAGATGACTTCGGGGATCGACCCGGAGGCTAATTGCGCTGCCATAGAGCGCGGCGCCAAAGAGGCGAGCGAGGGCGGTGCGGGGGTTCTGTTCACGCCTGAAATGTCGGTATTGCTGGATCGTGATCGCAAACGCGCCGCGCCCTGGATCGCCAGCAATGCGCCCGCACTCATGGCCGAGCGGCTTGCGAAGGCCGCCCGTGACAACTCGATCGACATTGCGGTGGGCTCGATACCGGTGGGCGCACAAGACAGCGCCAAATTCGCCAATCGAACATTCTACTTTTCCGCAGAAGGCAGCGAGCCTGTCACCTACGACAAGATTCACATGTTCGACGTGGAATTGTCGACCGGCGAGACGTGGCGAGAGAGCAACGCTTACGAAGCTGGTCGCAAAGTCGTTGCCGTGGATCAGACACCGCTCGGCAGGCTCGGCCTCGCGATCTGCTACGACATGCGGTTTCCCGCGCTGTTTGAGACGCTTGGCAGTCGCCGTTGCGACGCTATTGCTATCCCTGCGGCTTTCACCAAACCAACCGGCATGGCGCACTGGCACGTGCTTCTGCGCGCCCGCGCGATCGAGGCAAGCGCCTTCGTCATCGCCGCCGCACAGGTTGGTAAACACGAAGACGGCCGCGAAACCTATGGCCACAGCCTAGTCGTCGATCCGTGGGGCGAAGTTCTGCTCGATATGGGCGGAGAGGCACCGGGCCTCGCCTTTTGCGACATTGACCTTGCCCGTATCAAAGAAGTCCGCTCGCAGGTGCCGAGCCTTGCTAACCGCCGCGAAATTCCCAATTAA
- a CDS encoding DUF1178 family protein, with the protein MIVFDLHCDAGHRFEGWFGSSSDYEDQKAHGLVSCPHCGSDVVGKAPMAPAVGAKSNTASDARMPVPATAGSGDAQPVSNTPITPEVQKALTALAKAQEKALKNSTWVGKDFASQSRAMHYGERDEAPIHGQASLEEAKALVDEGVPVAPLPFPVAPPDELN; encoded by the coding sequence ATGATCGTTTTCGACCTCCACTGTGATGCGGGCCACCGGTTCGAGGGCTGGTTCGGCTCGTCTTCAGACTACGAAGATCAAAAGGCCCACGGCCTTGTAAGCTGCCCGCATTGCGGATCGGACGTGGTCGGCAAGGCGCCGATGGCTCCTGCGGTGGGTGCAAAAAGCAACACGGCGTCAGATGCGAGAATGCCTGTCCCCGCGACCGCCGGATCAGGCGATGCGCAGCCTGTGTCCAACACGCCGATCACTCCCGAAGTTCAAAAGGCCCTGACCGCGCTCGCAAAGGCGCAGGAAAAGGCGCTCAAGAACAGCACGTGGGTCGGCAAGGATTTCGCCAGCCAATCGCGCGCGATGCATTATGGCGAGCGTGACGAAGCACCGATCCACGGGCAGGCGAGCCTTGAAGAGGCAAAGGCACTGGTGGATGAAGGCGTGCCGGTTGCTCCGCTGCCATTTCCTGTTGCTCCACCTGATGAACTCAATTGA
- the tpiA gene encoding triose-phosphate isomerase — protein MSQRPYIVGNWKMHGTRAMLSEARAIDRAAQRHMKVEVALAPPYTLIHPIHREAEQIAVGAQDCHHEDGGAHTGDISAAMIADAGAKFVILGHSERRQNHGERDATVRAKAESALAAGLRIILCCGESEQTRDAGKAVAFVKKQLKASLPDEIEDAAEKLAVAYEPIWAIGTGKTATVEDIAEMHAEIRALLVKMYGEEAGAEVRILYGGSVKPENAGEILSAPEVGGALVGGASLAADSFMGIALAAGEADEV, from the coding sequence ATGTCCCAGCGGCCCTATATCGTTGGAAACTGGAAGATGCACGGCACCCGCGCCATGCTCTCAGAAGCGCGCGCGATCGACCGCGCCGCTCAGCGGCATATGAAAGTCGAAGTGGCGCTGGCGCCGCCATATACGCTGATCCATCCGATTCATCGCGAGGCAGAGCAGATCGCCGTGGGTGCGCAGGATTGTCATCACGAAGATGGCGGCGCGCATACCGGCGACATTTCCGCTGCGATGATTGCCGATGCGGGCGCGAAATTCGTAATCCTCGGCCACTCCGAGCGGCGGCAGAACCACGGCGAAAGAGACGCAACCGTGCGCGCCAAGGCCGAATCGGCGCTTGCTGCCGGTCTGCGCATCATCCTGTGCTGCGGCGAAAGCGAGCAGACGCGCGACGCGGGCAAGGCGGTCGCATTCGTGAAGAAGCAGCTTAAGGCATCGCTTCCCGACGAGATCGAAGATGCCGCCGAAAAGCTGGCTGTCGCATATGAACCGATCTGGGCGATTGGCACGGGCAAAACGGCAACGGTCGAAGATATTGCCGAGATGCACGCAGAAATCCGCGCATTGCTGGTCAAGATGTATGGCGAGGAAGCCGGCGCAGAAGTCCGTATCCTCTATGGCGGCTCGGTTAAGCCTGAAAATGCTGGCGAAATCCTCTCTGCTCCCGAAGTGGGTGGGGCACTGGTCGGCGGGGCAAGCCTTGCAGCCGACAGCTTCATGGGGATCGCGCTGGCGGCCGGCGAAGCTGACGAAGTCTAA
- a CDS encoding Hsp20 family protein: MSRLDFTPYRRSTVGFDRLFDMIENQARLNSGDNYPPFNIAKNGEDNYRITLAVAGFRPQDIDITAQANLMVIQGKKRDDADEGAELLHVGIANRGFERRFELADYVRVDNAQLADGLLVIDLVREVPDAMKPKKIAVNSATTLTAVPTVEAEAGSEKSADAA; this comes from the coding sequence ATGTCACGTCTCGATTTTACTCCGTATCGCCGTTCGACCGTTGGTTTCGATCGCCTGTTCGACATGATCGAAAACCAGGCCCGGCTGAATTCGGGAGACAATTACCCCCCTTTCAACATCGCTAAGAACGGCGAGGACAACTACCGCATCACTCTCGCGGTTGCAGGTTTCCGCCCGCAGGATATCGACATCACCGCTCAGGCAAACCTGATGGTTATTCAGGGCAAGAAGCGCGACGATGCCGATGAAGGTGCGGAGCTTTTGCATGTCGGAATCGCGAATCGCGGGTTCGAGCGCCGATTCGAGCTTGCTGACTATGTTCGCGTGGACAATGCACAGCTTGCCGATGGCCTGCTTGTGATTGATCTGGTGCGCGAAGTTCCAGACGCGATGAAGCCCAAGAAGATCGCCGTCAATTCCGCGACGACGCTGACCGCGGTGCCTACTGTCGAGGCAGAAGCCGGGTCCGAAAAGTCCGCTGACGCGGCCTGA
- the secG gene encoding preprotein translocase subunit SecG, translated as MSLFIIFTVIQTIVAAALVGVVLMQRSEGGGLGIGGNPSGALGARGAADFLTKSTRWLAIAFVALSIFLAALAVSESSMGDVSSDLDRDVNAPSAADLLGEGAPAGVSPDGAASDPADLEYLLGENPVNAEPASDDPLAE; from the coding sequence ATGTCGCTCTTTATCATCTTCACTGTCATCCAGACCATCGTGGCTGCTGCGCTCGTGGGCGTTGTCCTTATGCAGCGCTCAGAAGGCGGCGGCCTGGGTATTGGCGGCAATCCTTCGGGCGCATTGGGTGCGCGCGGTGCGGCTGACTTCCTGACCAAGTCGACCCGCTGGCTGGCCATCGCCTTTGTGGCGCTTTCGATCTTTCTTGCCGCGTTGGCAGTCAGCGAATCGAGCATGGGTGACGTGAGTTCGGACCTCGACCGCGACGTCAACGCGCCAAGCGCGGCTGACCTGCTGGGCGAAGGTGCGCCTGCGGGCGTGTCGCCAGATGGCGCTGCGTCCGATCCGGCAGATCTCGAATACCTGCTTGGCGAAAATCCGGTGAACGCAGAGCCTGCCAGCGACGATCCGCTCGCCGAATAA
- a CDS encoding S9 family peptidase: protein MRSTLVALGAFALIAVPPAVLNAQTSDGTPVASVTGKGSQRTGPNSQLTGEDLFDIAYATDPQISPDGSTIIYTRRQSDIMTDRVVNSLWSIDVASGEERPFAGNEGAAFGARWSPDGSRVAYVSTQNGGAQLWVKWMDSGEAVKLTGLPNSPMNITWSPDGTQIAYVMMVDDNAPSLGSAPSNRPEGATWADALQITDLVNFRADGAGEIKPGFQKIFVIPATGGAPRQLTFGPNHDGGPLSWSADEARVFFSSNRNPNWQTDPVEADIWSVDTRSLGLVQLTTRDGPDSGAQVSPDGSMIAYVGFDDEGRAYEQTEIYVMNADGSNSRLLTGDWDFSPDAMEWDANSRALYVQYDKRGETFVARMSLDGSVRDVVEGVSGGGLDRPYTGGSFSVADNGTVAFTGGTATRPPEVKVTQRGNARYLTRLNASLLTTKRLGEVRAITTPSSHDGQEVQGWLTLPPGYTEGTRVPLILEIHGGPFAAYGPHFSTDNQLYAASGYAVLSANPRGSTSYGEGFAQEIDKAYPGQDFDDLISIVDRAIELGIADPDKLFVTGGSGGGVLTSWIVGKTNRFKAAATQKPVINWTTQALTADGTGYFGLYWVGSRPWENPQKFWDQSPLSLIGNVQTPTLVVVGGEDYRTPVSEAVQYYSALQLAGVPTTLIRVPGASHAITARPSQSAAKASAILAWFARYAEGWEPGEPAE, encoded by the coding sequence ATGAGATCAACCCTTGTCGCGCTTGGCGCGTTTGCCCTGATTGCCGTTCCGCCCGCGGTCCTCAACGCGCAGACCAGCGATGGCACGCCTGTCGCCTCTGTCACGGGCAAGGGATCGCAGCGAACCGGTCCGAACTCGCAGCTAACGGGCGAAGACCTGTTCGACATTGCATACGCAACCGACCCGCAGATCAGTCCCGACGGATCGACCATTATCTACACCCGCCGTCAGAGCGACATCATGACCGACCGGGTCGTGAACAGCCTTTGGTCGATCGACGTCGCAAGCGGAGAGGAACGGCCGTTTGCGGGTAATGAGGGGGCTGCCTTCGGAGCGCGCTGGTCACCGGACGGATCGCGCGTTGCCTATGTCTCGACGCAGAACGGCGGAGCGCAATTGTGGGTCAAGTGGATGGACAGCGGCGAAGCGGTGAAGCTGACCGGCCTGCCGAACTCGCCGATGAACATCACCTGGTCTCCCGATGGCACTCAGATCGCTTACGTGATGATGGTCGACGACAACGCTCCATCGCTCGGTTCCGCGCCATCGAACCGTCCCGAAGGCGCGACGTGGGCCGATGCCCTGCAGATCACCGACCTTGTGAATTTCAGGGCAGATGGAGCAGGTGAGATCAAGCCGGGCTTCCAGAAGATTTTCGTCATCCCGGCAACCGGAGGCGCACCGCGACAGCTGACCTTCGGCCCCAACCATGATGGCGGACCGCTGAGCTGGTCGGCAGATGAGGCCAGGGTGTTTTTCAGCTCGAACCGCAACCCTAACTGGCAGACCGACCCGGTGGAGGCGGACATCTGGTCTGTCGATACGCGCTCGCTGGGGCTTGTCCAGCTGACCACGCGCGACGGGCCTGACAGCGGGGCTCAGGTCTCACCAGATGGCTCGATGATCGCCTATGTCGGATTCGACGATGAGGGACGCGCTTACGAGCAGACAGAAATCTATGTGATGAACGCCGATGGCAGCAATTCGCGGCTGCTGACCGGTGATTGGGATTTCAGTCCCGACGCTATGGAGTGGGACGCCAATTCGCGCGCGCTTTACGTCCAGTACGACAAGCGCGGTGAAACCTTCGTTGCACGCATGTCGCTCGACGGTTCGGTCCGCGATGTGGTCGAAGGCGTTTCCGGCGGCGGGCTTGATCGGCCCTACACCGGAGGAAGCTTCTCGGTCGCCGATAATGGAACGGTCGCTTTCACAGGCGGCACTGCGACCCGCCCGCCCGAGGTCAAAGTCACACAGCGCGGCAATGCGCGTTATCTGACCCGGCTCAATGCAAGCCTGCTCACGACCAAGCGTCTTGGCGAAGTGCGCGCAATCACGACCCCGTCAAGCCATGACGGGCAGGAAGTGCAGGGCTGGTTGACGCTTCCGCCGGGCTACACCGAAGGAACGCGGGTCCCCTTGATCCTTGAGATTCACGGAGGACCGTTTGCAGCATATGGCCCGCACTTCTCGACCGACAACCAGCTCTACGCGGCAAGCGGCTATGCCGTTCTGTCGGCCAACCCGCGCGGAAGCACCAGCTATGGCGAAGGGTTCGCTCAGGAGATCGACAAGGCTTATCCGGGCCAGGATTTTGACGACCTGATCAGCATCGTTGATCGCGCGATTGAGCTTGGCATTGCCGATCCCGACAAGCTGTTCGTCACTGGCGGTTCGGGGGGCGGAGTTCTGACTTCGTGGATTGTGGGCAAGACCAACCGGTTCAAGGCCGCCGCGACACAGAAACCGGTCATCAACTGGACCACTCAGGCACTGACGGCTGACGGGACTGGCTATTTCGGGCTCTACTGGGTCGGGTCACGGCCTTGGGAAAACCCTCAGAAATTCTGGGATCAGTCGCCGCTTTCCCTGATCGGCAATGTGCAGACGCCGACGCTGGTGGTCGTCGGGGGCGAGGATTATCGCACTCCGGTCAGCGAAGCGGTGCAGTATTATTCCGCGCTCCAGCTCGCAGGAGTGCCGACCACGCTAATCCGCGTTCCCGGTGCCAGTCACGCGATCACCGCAAGGCCGTCACAAAGCGCTGCGAAAGCCTCCGCGATCCTCGCGTGGTTTGCGCGCTATGCCGAAGGCTGGGAGCCCGGCGAGCCTGCTGAATGA
- a CDS encoding S41 family peptidase: MKPFRRRTLALAAALLTSAAAPVMAEEGFYQYPAARGDVLVFASEGDIWRASRTGGTAVRLTNHEGEERNLHISPDGSMVAFNASYDSGDDIYVMPVAGGRPARLTYEGGGVTVVGWTPDGQVIFSSRLRGNGQGEVLHTIAPTGGRWNDIPLWRANSATYGSDGTLFFNRRGLYARARDNAVLYRGGGMAQLWSWKPGSSDEATQLVADFDAPIRMPMAHGGRIYFISDKSGADAIWSVAEDGSGVTQHSEEFAFPVLQAAIDGHAVFVQNGADLHVFSLASNTLSTLSIDLVTDREQTRLRTLDNPMEQVEAARVSPTGDTIAVTARGQVALASPLARRRVEFNVPDGARAREAVTGPEGDNLFLILDRGQTRDLVRMDADGSGEPTVITANYNAHIWSFVVSPDGKTLVVSDKQARLQKVDVASGAVTLLAQNKTGNDNVFSNIVFSPDSKFIAYSETGPEQFSNTANIQVQNLATGERVQASSGKFNDFAPAFSPDGQWLYFISERNFSPEPGSPWGDRNMGVSFPDRGEIHALKLDPEADFPFREDNELTLAGEDEDEGEDSESEDDNDEDEAEEDKKPSANIVLNGLADRLYKLPVKAGAGGMLFVTKSHLFTRIGDEWVSIAIDKSNPEVETFSANALGIELSADRETLAVALPGPNGPRIALVPAGPKMPDKLDGKMVRLDDWKLTIDPVSEWQQMFHDAWRLHRDFAYDPSLRGIDWEAVRDQHEPLVSRIGHRAELNTILGQMASQLGILHSQVRSGDLPSDDENSDMAFLGAEYSPVSSGLRIDRIYQGDADLVSLRPPLRRPDVDVREGDIIRRVDGRSVASLADLRLALASKAGQQVRLDLTRGSTEVSEIVSPMNAQGRAMAEYYDFTEDRKAAAERLSGGDIGYLKLRAMGSGDIASFARDYFSQLDKPGLIIDVRNNSGGNIDSILISQLMRKAWAFWGAPDGTGQQTTNMQNAYRGHIAVLIDERTYSDGETFAAAVKSLGLGPLIGTRTAGAGIWLSDRNRLVDSGAVRIAEYAQYDIDGNWIVEGYGVAPDFVVENGPVATYQGSDAQLEAAIGLLQQRIAEDPVMPLRPRPLSPLGTPARDVSPLPD, encoded by the coding sequence ATGAAGCCATTTCGTCGGCGCACGCTTGCGCTTGCCGCTGCACTTCTGACCTCGGCCGCTGCACCTGTGATGGCCGAGGAAGGGTTCTACCAATATCCCGCAGCGCGCGGCGACGTGCTGGTCTTTGCCAGCGAGGGCGACATCTGGCGCGCATCGCGAACCGGGGGGACCGCAGTTCGTCTCACCAACCACGAAGGTGAAGAGCGCAACCTTCATATCTCTCCCGACGGATCGATGGTCGCATTCAACGCAAGCTATGACAGCGGCGACGATATCTATGTAATGCCGGTCGCCGGCGGGCGTCCCGCTCGCCTGACATATGAAGGCGGCGGCGTCACGGTCGTGGGGTGGACGCCCGATGGACAGGTGATCTTCTCATCGCGGCTTCGTGGAAACGGTCAGGGCGAAGTGCTCCACACCATCGCGCCCACGGGCGGGCGGTGGAACGATATCCCGCTCTGGCGCGCCAACAGCGCGACCTATGGCTCTGACGGCACACTCTTCTTCAACCGCCGCGGCCTTTACGCCCGCGCACGCGACAATGCCGTCCTCTACCGTGGAGGCGGCATGGCGCAATTGTGGAGCTGGAAGCCCGGTTCAAGCGACGAAGCCACACAGCTTGTCGCCGATTTCGATGCGCCGATCCGCATGCCGATGGCGCATGGCGGGCGCATCTATTTCATCTCTGACAAGAGCGGCGCGGATGCGATCTGGTCTGTTGCCGAAGATGGCAGCGGCGTCACTCAACACAGCGAAGAATTTGCCTTCCCGGTTCTGCAAGCCGCAATCGATGGCCATGCGGTCTTCGTGCAGAACGGCGCGGACCTGCACGTCTTCTCGCTCGCCTCGAACACGCTTTCGACGCTTTCAATCGACCTTGTAACTGACCGTGAGCAGACGCGCCTTCGCACTCTGGACAATCCGATGGAGCAGGTTGAGGCAGCGCGTGTATCACCAACCGGCGATACTATCGCCGTGACCGCTCGCGGACAGGTGGCGCTCGCGTCTCCCCTCGCCCGGCGCCGGGTCGAATTCAACGTGCCCGATGGCGCACGCGCTCGAGAGGCCGTTACGGGTCCTGAGGGCGACAATCTGTTTCTGATTCTGGACCGGGGACAGACACGCGACCTTGTTCGCATGGATGCAGACGGATCTGGCGAACCGACCGTCATCACCGCAAACTATAATGCCCACATTTGGTCCTTCGTCGTTTCACCCGATGGCAAGACGCTGGTTGTCAGCGACAAGCAAGCCCGCCTGCAAAAGGTGGACGTCGCAAGCGGTGCCGTGACGCTGCTGGCGCAAAATAAGACGGGCAATGACAATGTTTTCTCAAACATCGTCTTTTCGCCCGACAGCAAGTTCATCGCCTATTCCGAAACCGGGCCAGAGCAGTTCTCCAACACTGCCAACATCCAGGTCCAGAACCTCGCCACAGGTGAGCGGGTGCAGGCAAGCTCCGGCAAGTTCAACGACTTTGCACCGGCGTTCTCTCCGGATGGGCAATGGCTCTATTTCATCTCGGAACGCAATTTCTCGCCTGAGCCCGGAAGCCCGTGGGGCGACCGCAATATGGGGGTTTCCTTTCCCGATCGCGGCGAGATCCACGCGCTCAAGCTCGACCCGGAAGCCGATTTCCCTTTCCGGGAAGACAACGAACTGACCCTTGCCGGCGAAGACGAGGATGAAGGCGAAGACAGCGAAAGTGAGGATGACAACGACGAGGACGAGGCAGAAGAGGACAAGAAGCCATCAGCCAATATCGTCCTCAATGGCCTCGCTGATCGGCTTTACAAGCTGCCGGTAAAAGCGGGTGCGGGCGGGATGTTGTTCGTTACCAAGTCCCATCTGTTCACGCGGATCGGCGATGAATGGGTTTCAATCGCCATCGACAAGAGCAATCCCGAGGTGGAAACCTTCTCCGCAAACGCTCTTGGCATTGAACTTTCTGCCGACCGGGAAACCCTCGCGGTTGCGCTTCCGGGGCCAAATGGCCCCCGAATCGCCCTTGTCCCTGCCGGTCCGAAAATGCCCGACAAGCTCGATGGCAAAATGGTTCGTCTGGACGATTGGAAGCTGACCATCGATCCGGTCTCGGAATGGCAGCAGATGTTCCACGATGCATGGCGTCTTCACCGCGATTTTGCCTACGATCCTTCTCTCCGAGGTATCGACTGGGAGGCGGTGCGCGACCAGCATGAGCCGTTGGTCAGTCGCATCGGACACCGGGCGGAGCTCAATACGATCCTTGGTCAGATGGCCTCGCAACTCGGCATTCTGCACAGTCAGGTGCGATCGGGCGACCTGCCTAGCGATGACGAAAACAGCGATATGGCGTTTCTGGGTGCAGAGTATTCGCCCGTTTCCAGTGGGCTCAGGATCGACCGCATCTATCAAGGTGATGCTGATCTCGTGTCGCTGCGACCGCCACTACGCCGCCCGGACGTCGATGTGCGCGAAGGGGACATTATCCGCCGTGTCGACGGGCGGAGCGTCGCATCGCTGGCCGATCTGAGGCTCGCGCTTGCTTCGAAGGCCGGACAGCAGGTCCGCCTCGACCTTACCCGCGGTTCGACCGAAGTCTCCGAGATCGTCTCACCCATGAATGCGCAAGGGCGCGCAATGGCCGAGTATTACGACTTCACCGAAGATCGAAAAGCGGCGGCAGAGCGCCTTTCTGGCGGCGACATCGGCTACCTGAAGCTGCGCGCCATGGGCAGCGGCGATATAGCCAGCTTTGCGCGCGATTATTTCTCGCAGCTGGATAAGCCCGGCCTCATCATTGACGTGCGCAACAACAGCGGCGGCAACATCGATTCCATCCTGATTTCGCAACTGATGCGCAAGGCGTGGGCATTCTGGGGCGCGCCCGATGGAACAGGGCAGCAGACCACCAACATGCAGAACGCCTATCGCGGGCACATCGCGGTGCTGATCGACGAGCGCACCTATTCCGATGGCGAGACATTTGCCGCCGCTGTCAAATCGCTGGGCCTCGGCCCGCTGATCGGTACGCGCACGGCGGGCGCCGGCATCTGGCTTTCCGATCGCAACCGGCTCGTCGACAGTGGCGCCGTCCGGATCGCGGAATACGCGCAATATGACATCGACGGAAACTGGATCGTCGAAGGCTACGGCGTTGCACCGGATTTCGTGGTCGAGAACGGGCCGGTCGCCACCTATCAGGGCAGCGATGCCCAGTTGGAGGCAGCTATCGGGCTCCTGCAGCAGCGCATCGCCGAAGATCCGGTCATGCCGCTGAGGCCCCGCCCTCTCAGCCCGCTCGGGACTCCTGCAAGGGACGTGTCGCCGCTCCCGGATTGA
- a CDS encoding CTP synthase produces the protein MARYIFITGGVVSSLGKGLMAASLAALLQARGYKVRIRKFDPYLNVDPGTMSPYQHGEVYVTDDGAETDLDLGHYERFTGVSARQSDNITSGRVYRDIIAKERRGDYLGATVQVIPHVTDAIKEFALADQDDHDFILCEIGGTVGDIESLPFMEAIRQIRNELEPFQTLSVHVTLVPYIAAAGELKTKPTQHSVRELASLGIKPDVLLCRAEHPIPEGERRKIANFCNVRMEAVIPALDAPSIYSVPLQYHEEGLDAEVLRGFGITDAPAPDLSRWNDVTDRYFNPEGEVTIGVVGKYVGLPDAYKSLNEALVHGGLANRVKVNIKWIDAEIFEGEDEAEIVSALEPMHGILVPGGFGERGSEGKIASVRFARQRKVPFFGICLGMQMACIEGAREAGFENASSTEFGETKEPVVGIISEWMSEEGLQQREEGGDLGGTMRLGAYEAKLAGNSHTSAIYGGAEHISERHRHRYEVNSAYIEPLEKQGLVFAGMSPDGLLPEIVERPDHPWFVGVQFHPELKSKPFDPHPLFAGFIAAALEQSRLV, from the coding sequence ATGGCGCGGTACATTTTCATAACCGGCGGCGTGGTCTCCTCGCTTGGCAAAGGTCTCATGGCAGCATCGCTTGCTGCTCTCCTCCAGGCGCGCGGCTACAAGGTCCGCATTCGTAAGTTCGACCCCTACCTCAACGTCGATCCGGGCACGATGAGCCCGTATCAGCACGGTGAGGTCTATGTCACTGACGACGGGGCGGAAACCGACCTCGACCTCGGCCATTACGAGCGCTTTACTGGCGTGTCGGCCCGTCAGAGCGACAACATTACCAGCGGGCGCGTCTATCGCGACATCATCGCCAAGGAACGTCGCGGCGACTATCTGGGCGCAACCGTGCAGGTGATTCCGCACGTGACCGATGCGATCAAGGAATTCGCTCTCGCGGATCAGGACGACCATGATTTCATCCTGTGCGAGATTGGCGGGACCGTGGGCGACATCGAAAGCCTGCCGTTCATGGAAGCGATCCGGCAGATCCGTAACGAGCTTGAGCCGTTCCAGACATTGAGCGTCCACGTGACGCTGGTGCCTTACATCGCTGCTGCCGGAGAGCTGAAGACCAAGCCGACGCAGCACTCTGTGCGCGAGCTTGCCTCGCTTGGGATCAAGCCCGATGTCCTTTTGTGCCGTGCTGAGCACCCGATCCCAGAGGGTGAGCGCCGCAAGATCGCGAATTTCTGCAACGTTCGCATGGAAGCGGTCATACCGGCGCTCGATGCGCCCTCGATCTATTCGGTGCCGCTGCAATATCACGAGGAAGGCCTCGACGCAGAGGTGCTGCGCGGCTTTGGCATTACCGACGCGCCTGCGCCCGATCTTTCGCGCTGGAACGACGTGACCGACCGCTACTTCAACCCCGAAGGCGAAGTCACGATCGGCGTGGTTGGAAAATATGTCGGCCTGCCAGACGCTTACAAGAGTCTCAACGAAGCGCTTGTCCACGGGGGCCTTGCCAACCGCGTCAAGGTCAACATCAAGTGGATCGATGCCGAAATCTTCGAGGGTGAAGACGAGGCTGAAATCGTCTCTGCGCTGGAGCCGATGCATGGGATCCTCGTCCCCGGCGGTTTTGGCGAGCGCGGCAGCGAGGGCAAGATCGCCAGCGTGCGTTTCGCGCGTCAGCGCAAGGTGCCGTTCTTTGGCATCTGCCTCGGTATGCAGATGGCCTGTATCGAAGGCGCACGCGAAGCAGGCTTCGAAAACGCTTCGTCGACCGAATTCGGCGAGACGAAGGAACCGGTTGTCGGCATCATCAGCGAATGGATGAGCGAAGAAGGCCTCCAGCAGCGCGAAGAGGGCGGCGATCTGGGCGGTACGATGCGGCTTGGCGCTTATGAGGCCAAGCTTGCAGGCAACAGCCACACCTCGGCGATCTATGGAGGCGCTGAGCACATCTCAGAGCGTCACCGTCACCGATACGAGGTCAACAGCGCTTACATCGAACCGCTCGAGAAACAGGGGCTGGTCTTTGCAGGCATGTCGCCTGATGGTCTGCTGCCCGAAATCGTGGAGCGTCCCGATCATCCGTGGTTCGTCGGCGTCCAGTTCCATCCCGAGCTGAAATCCAAGCCGTTCGATCCCCATCCGCTGTTTGCCGGTTTCATTGCCGCTGCTCTGGAACAATCGCGTCTGGTCTGA